The Magnolia sinica isolate HGM2019 chromosome 9, MsV1, whole genome shotgun sequence genome contains a region encoding:
- the LOC131256445 gene encoding uncharacterized protein LOC131256445: MAKEPFSVAVDTPKMLDLIGILKESLKIPLKNMKLMVSIMLLVLIPFSLLALIHDLVAGPFLIEFEDQESDGGWNLSTSGVHKDIGILAGIESVFFIAFCVLTPFTMTATIYASSAIYTGKLLSLMDVFLKIIAIWKRPMITWLYILLITAGYAFLLVMVFVAFTLITNSGTLIALIGLVGLSAMLFLVYLAAVWMLGLVISVVEEDCYGMKAIQKAVDLIKGRKLQGFGLMMLLALLITPIYVLFCLNTIEDEREPAARIVIGAIEMVLVCVLKLFTFIAYTVFYYDCKNSQGEEMDMEERRGLVSTNLYVSHSLP, encoded by the coding sequence ATGGCTAAGGAACCATTTTCAGTGGCAGTGGACACCCCCAAGATGTTGGATCTGATAGGAATACTAAAGGAATCCCTCAAGATACCTTTAAAGAATATGAAGCTTATGGTCTCAATCATGCTCCTTGTTCTGATCCCATTCTCTCTACTTGCTTTGATCCACGATCTTGTGGCTGGCCCATTCCTGATCGAGTTTGAAGATCAAGAATCCGACGGCGGATGGAACCTCAGCACCTCTGGAGTCCATAAAGACATTGGAATTCTTGCGGGGATTGAATCGGTCTTCTTCATTGCTTTTTGTGTTCTAACTCCATTCACAATGACCGCTACCATTTACGCATCATCAGCGATATACACCGGTAAGCTTTTGAGTCTTATGGATGTGTTCTTGAAGATTATCGCAATATGGAAGAGGCCCATGATCACATGGTTGTACATTTTACTAATCACAGCTGGTTATGCTTTCCTCCTTGTGATGGTGTTTGTGGCATTCACACTAATTACTAACAGTGGGACTTTGATCGCTTTGATCGGCTTGGTGGGCCTTTCTGCAATGCTATTTTTAGTATACTTAGCTGCAGTTTGGATGTTGGGTCTCGTGATTTCTGTGGTAGAAGAGGATTGTTATGGTATGAAGGCAATACAGAAGGCAGTGGACCTAATCAAAGGAAGAAAGCTTCAAGGGTTTGGACTAATGATGCTTTTAGCACTCTTAATCACTCCAATTTATGTGCTATTCTGTCTCAACACAATCGAAGATGAAAGAGAACCAGCAGCTCGGATTGTAATCGGAGCCATCGAGATGGTTCTTGTCTGTGTCTTGAAGCTATTCACCTTCATTGCATACACGGTGTTTTACTATGATTGTAAGAACAGCCAAGGAGAGGAAATGGACATGGAAGAACGGCGTGGATTAGTTTCCACTAATCTCTATGTTAGTCACTCTCTTCCTTGA
- the LOC131256439 gene encoding uncharacterized protein LOC131256439, whose product MEEEAKLPLMARESSRPLRVVGILKEALCLPTRNGKLMLSIILLVLVPFCILALASNLVLTPVARDLIFKIAHFPKGDPNSPKVKEISDEIKEDIRLLLSFEAIFFVMMCIMALFSLVVTVHSTAMIYTGKSFTLNDLFSMMRIGGSWKRPMITSFYVSLISAAYGLLIMGLSIFIVMATDGVILTVLCSLLGLSGSLFYVYLTAVWMLGLVISIVEEDCYGMKALGKAGELIRGRKLQGFALMLLLYITTMAILVVYFCAMRVMKQMTAARLVTWAIVFCLIWVVKLFMYVVNTVFYYECKKTNGGENVYVPVPTGEV is encoded by the coding sequence ATGGAGGAAGAGGCAAAGCTACCGTTGATGGCCAGAGAATCATCCCGACCGTTGCGAGTGGTTGGGATTCTTAAAGAAGCCCTTTGTCTTCCCACAAGAAATGGGAAGCTCATGCTCTCCATCATACTCCTCGTGCTTGTTCCATTCTGTATTCTGGCTCTGGCTAGCAATCTAGTCCTCACCCCAGTGGCCAGAGACCTGATTTTTAAGATAGCCCACTTTCCTAAGGGTGATCCAAATAGCCCAAAAGTTAAGGAGATCTCAGATGAAATTAAAGAAGACATCCGACTCCTCCTATCATTCGAAGCGATCTTCTTCGTTATGATGTGCATCATGGCATTGTTTTCATTAGTGGTTACTGTCCACTCAACGGCTATGATTTACACTGGGAAATCCTTCACACTCAATGACTTGTTTTCAATGATGAGGATAGGAGGATCTTGGAAGCGACCAATGATCACTTCCTTCTATGTGTCTCTCATCTCAGCCGCTTATGGCCTTTTGATCATGGGCTTAAGTATTTTTATCGTGATGGCTACCGACGGTGTGATTCTAACAGTGTTGTGTTCTCTGCTGGGGCTTTCGGGCTCACTCTTTTATGTGTACTTAACTGCAGTTTGGATGCTGGGTCTTGTGATTTCCATAGTAGAAGAAGATTGTTATGGAATGAAGGCACTTGGGAAAGCTGGAGAACTCATCAGAGGAAGAAAGCTTCAAGGGTTTGCTCTTATGTTGCTTCTTTACATCACCACCATGGCGATTCTTGTGGTCTATTTTTGTGCCATGAGGGTTATGAAGCAGATGACTGCGGCCCGATTGGTGACATGGGCCATCGTGTTCTGTTTAATTTGGGTGGTGAAACTCTTCATGTACGTCGTAAATACAGTATTTTACTATGAATGTAAGAAAACCAATGGAGGAGAAAACGTTTATGTGCCGGTTCCGACTGGTGAAGTTTAG
- the LOC131256444 gene encoding uncharacterized protein LOC131256444 — protein MINGRKEMETSTKAATTTRESSPALSTWGIIKESSKLTWKNKKLMFSLTLIMIPPYTILALFNDTLVNRLMKGLDSNASPFCPEPCDPSLQNTSLDQIGKSLRILAALEFGCLFTYWVITLALMVTTIYVTATTVGIDLTGHKILAMSRRTLKQSAITWLYVFLFSISYVGGSLLLMWVVVPGGGVFISFAMLMSLVFVLLYIFLNAVWMVSIVVSVVDEDCYGMAALAEAGEIIRGRRIQGFVLMLLAIALSVAFFMASSFTATTVFQLMLLSLACPLKLFTFVSFTVFYYECRKIHGKKVVGHGGDPRAQDSRMNKNDVEANG, from the coding sequence ATGATCAACGGCCGCAAGGAAATGGAGACGTCAACGAAGGCAGCAACGACGACCAGAGAATCCTCTCCGGCGTTAAGCACGTGGGGAATTATCAAAGAATCCTCAAAACTCACATGGAAGAACAAGAAACTCATGTTCTCACTCACTCTCATCATGATCCCTCCCTACACCATTCTCGCCCTGTTCAACGACACCTTGGTCAATCGCCTAATGAAAGGCTTAGATTCAAATGCATCCCCCTTCTGTCCAGAGCCGTGCGATCCCTCCCTTCAAAATACATCTCTCGACCAAATCGGAAAGAGCCTACGAATCCTCGCCGCCCTAGAATTTGGTTGCTTATTCACATACTGGGTCATTACACTAGCCTTGATGGTGACAACGATATACGTGACGGCCACGACCGTCGGGATTGATCTAACTGGCCACAAGATACTGGCGATGAGTAGACGGACACTAAAACAATCGGCGATCACATGGTTATATGTCTTTCTCTTCTCCATCTCTTACGTTGGTGGCAGCTTGTTGTTGATGTGGGTTGTGGTACCGGGTGGCGGAGTATTCATCAGCTTCGCTATGTTGATGAGCCTTGTGTTTGTGTTATTGTATATATTCCTTAATGCTGTTTGGATGGTGAGTATTGTGGTTTCTGTCGTAGATGAGGATTGTTATGGAATGGCGGCATTGGCGGAAGCTGGAGAGATTATTAGGGGAAGAAGGATTCAAGGGTTTGTTCTTATGTTACTTGCAATAGCACTCTCTGTAGCTTTTTTCATGGCGAGCAGCTTCACCGCGACTACAGTTTTTCAATTGATGTTGCTTAGTCTAGCTTGTCCTTTGAAGCTCTTCACCTTTGTTTCGTTTACAGTGTTCTACTATGAGTGTAGGAAGATCCATGGGAAGAAGGTGGTGGGTCATGGGGGGGATCCTAGGGCCCAAGATTCACGTATGAACAAGAACGATGTGGAGGCAAACGGATGA